The following proteins are encoded in a genomic region of Canis lupus familiaris isolate Mischka breed German Shepherd chromosome 6, alternate assembly UU_Cfam_GSD_1.0, whole genome shotgun sequence:
- the GIGYF1 gene encoding GRB10-interacting GYF protein 1 isoform X3: MAAETLNFGPEWLRALSSGGSVASPPPSPAMPKYKLADYRYGREEMLALYIKEDKVPDELQDKEFAAVLQEEPLQPLALEPLTEEEQRNFSLSVNSVAVLRLMGKGAGPPLGGTSRGRGSTRSRGRGRGDSCFYQRSIEEGDGAFGRNPREIQRSQSWDDRGERRFEKSARRDGARSGFEEGGAGPRKEHARSDSENWRSLREEQEEEEEGSWRLGAGPRRDGDRWRSASPDGGPRSAGWREHGDRRRKFEFDLRGDRGGCGEEEGRGGGGSSHLRRCRGPDGFEEDKDGLPEWCLDDEDEEMGTFDASGAFLPLKKGPKEPIPEEQELDFQGLEEEEEEPSEGLDEGAPEAGGKELTPLPSQEEKSSSSSPLPTLGPLWGANGEGDDPADKDLPATEDDMRGVPLSPGVGSPSGPPGDLEDDEGLKHLQQEAEKLVASLQDSSLEEEQFTAAMQAQGLRHSAAATALPLSHGAARKWFYKDPQGEIQGPFTTQEMAEWFQAGYFSMALLVKRGCDEGFQPLGEVIKMWGRVPFAPGPSPPPLLGNMDQERLKKQQELAAAALYQQLQHQQFLQLVGSRQLPQCALREKAALGDLSPPQQQQLTAFLQQLQALKPPRGGDQNLLPTMNRSLSVPDSGPLWDIHTSASSQSGGEASLWDIPINSSTQGPILEQLQLQHKFQERREVELRAKREEEERKRREEKRRQQQQQQEEQKRRQEEEELFRRKQVRQQELLLKLLQQQQAAAVQVPPAPSSPPPLWAGLAKQGLSMKTLLELQLEGERQLHKQPSPREPSRAQAPNHRVQLGGLGSAPLNQWVSEAGPLWGGPDKSGGGSSGPGLWEDTLKSGGSLARSLGLKNSRSSPSLSDSYSHLSGRPVRKKTEEEEKLLKLLQGIPRPQDGFTQWCEQMLHTLSTTGSLDVPMAVAILKEVESPYDVHDYIRSCLGDTLEAKEFAKQFLERRAKQKASQQRQQQQEAWLSSGSLQTAFQTNHSTKLGPGEGSKAKRRALMLHSDPSILGYSLHGPSGEIESVDDY, encoded by the exons ATGGCAGCAGAGACCCTCAATTTTGGGCCTGAGTG GTTGAGGGCCCTTTCCAGTGGCGGCAGtgtggcctccccacccccatcccctgccatGCCCAAATACAAGCTGGCTGACTATCGCTATGGGCGAGAAGAGATGTTGGCTCTCTACATCAAGGAGGACAAG GTGCCTGATGAGCTGCAGGACAAGGAGTTTGCTGCGGTCCTACAGGAGGAGCCACTACAGCCTCTGGCTCTGGAGCCTCTGActgaggaggagcag AGAAACTTCTCCCTGTCAGTGAACAGTGTGGCTGTGCTGAGGCTGATGGGAAAAGGGGCTGGCCCCCCCCTAGGTGGCACCTCCCGTGGCAGGGGCAGCACTCGGAGCCGAG GCCGAGGCCGTGGTGATAGTTGCTTTTACCAAAGAAGCATTGAAGAAGGCGATGGGGCCTTTGGCCGAAACCCTCGGGAGATTCAGCGTAGCCAGAGTTGGGATGACAG AGGCGAGAGAAGGTTTGAGAAGTCAGCCAGGAGGGACGGAG CACGATCCGGGtttgaggagggaggggctggcccAAGGAAGGAACATGCCCGCTCAGATAGCGAGAACTGGCGTTCTCTCCGAGAGGAgcaagaagaagaggaggagggcagttGGAGACTTGGGGCAGGACCCCGGCGAGATGGCGACCGCTGGCGCTCAGCCAGCCCCG ATGGCGGCCCCCGCTCTGCTGGTTGGCGGGAACATGGGGACCGGCGTCGCAAGTTTGAATTTGATTTGCGAGGGGATCGAGGAGGGTGTGGTGAAGAGgaagggcggggtgggggaggcagctcTCACCTCCGGAGGTGCCGAGGGCCTGACGGCTTTGAGGAAGACAAGGATGGGCTCCCAGAGTGGTGCCTGGATGATGAGGATGAAGAGATGGGCACTTTCGATGCCTCTGGGGCCTTCTTGCCTCTCAAG AAAGGTCCCAAGGAGCCTATTCCTGAGGAGCAGGAGCTCGACTTCCAGGgcctggaggaagaagaggaagagcctTCTGAAGGGCTAGATGAGGGGGCGCCTGAAGCAG GAGGGAAGGAACTGACCCCACTGCCCTCTCAGGAGGAGAAGTCTAGCTCCTCATCCCCACTGCCCACCTTGGGCCCACTCTGGGGAGCTAATGGGGAAGGTGATGACCCTGCAGACAAGGACCTGCCGGCCACTGAAG ATGATATGAGGGGAGTGCCTCTGAGTCCTGGTGTGGGCTCACCCTCTGGCCCACCTGGAGATCTGGAGGACGATGAAGGCCTAAAGCACCTGCAGCAG GAGGCAGAGAAGCTGGTGGCCTCGCTGCAGGACagctccctggaggaggagcagTTCACGGCCGCCATGCAGGCCCAGGGCCTGCGCCACTCAGCAGCTGCCACTGCCCTCCCCCTTAGCCACGGTGCAGCCCGGAAGTGGTTCTACAAGGACCCTCAGGGCGAGATCCAAG GTCCCTTCACAACACAGGAGATGGCAGAGTGGTTCCAGGCAGGCTATTTCTCTATGGCACTGCTTGTGAAGCGGGGCTGTGATGAGGGCTTCCAGCCACTGGGTGAGGTGATCAAGATGTGGGGTCGTGTGCCCTTTGCCCCAGGACCCTCACCCCCCCCACTGTTG GGCAACATGGACCAGGAGCGGCTGAAGAAGCAGCAGGAGCTAGCTGCGGCGGCCTTGTACCAGCAGCTGCAGCACCAGCAGTTTCTGCAGCTGGTTGGCAG CCGGCAGCTCCCACAGTGCGCGCTCCGGGAGAAGGCAGCTCTGGGGGACCTGAGCCCGCCACAGCAACAGCAGCTCACTGCGTTCTTGCAGCAGCTCCAAGCTCTCAAACCTCCCAG AGGTGGGGACCAGAACCTGCTCCCGACCATGAACCGGTCCTTGTCGGTGCCGGATTCAGGTCCCCTCTGGGACATACATACCTCAGCCTCATCACAGTCAG GCGGTGAGGCCAGTCTTTGGGACATACCAATTAACTCTTCGACTCAGGGTCCAATTCTAGAACAACTCCAGCTGCAACACAAA TTCCAAGAGCGCAGAGAAGTGGAGCTCAGGGCGAAGCGGGAAGAGGAGGAGCGCAAGCGGCGGGAGGAGAAACGGcggcagcaacagcagcagcaggaggagcagaagcggcggcaggaggaggaggagctatTCCGGCGCAAGCAG GTGCGGCAGCAGGAGCTCTTGCTGAAgctgctgcagcagcagcaggcagctGCTGTCCAGGTGCCGCCGGCACCCAGCTCCCCGCCCCCGTTGTGGGCCGGCCTGGCCAAGCAGGGGCTCTCCATGAAGACGCTGCTGGAGCTGCAGTTGGAGGGCGAGCGGCAGCTGCACAAGCAGCCCTCACCCCGGGAGCCATCGCGGGCCCAGGCCCCCAACCACCGTGTG CAGCTTGGGGGCCTGGGCTCGGCCCCCCTGAACCAGTGGGTATCTGAGGCCGGGCCGCTGTGGGGCGGGCCCGACAAGAGTGGGGGCGGCAGCAGCGGCCCGGGGCTCTGGGAGGACACCCTCAAGAGTGGCGGGAGCCTGGCCCGCAGCCTGGGCCTAAAGAACAGCCGGAGCAGCCCCTCTCTCAG TGACTCGTACAGCCATCTGTCAGGTCGGCCTGTGCGCAAaaagacagaggaggaagagaagctgTTGAAGCTGCTGCAGGgcatccccaggccccaggatggCTTCACCCAGTGGTGTGAGCAGATGCTGCACACGCTGAGCACCACAGGCAGCCTGGATG TGCCCATGGCTGTAGCGATCCTCAAGGAGGTAGAATCCCCCTACGACGTCCACGATTATATCCGTTCTTGCTTGGGGGACACGCTGGAAGCCAAAGAATTTGCCAAACAGTTCCTGGAACGGAGGGCCAAACAGAAAGCCAGCCAgcaaaggcagcagcagcag GAGGCGTGGCTGAGCAGTGGCTCCCTACAGACAGCCTTTCAGACCAACCACAGCACCAAACTCGGCCCTGGGGAGGGCAGCAAGGCCAAGAGGCGGGCGCTGATGCTGCACTCAGATCCTAGCATCTTGG GGTACTCCCTGCACGGACCTTCTGGTGAGATCGAGAGCGTGGATGACTACTGA
- the GIGYF1 gene encoding GRB10-interacting GYF protein 1 isoform X1 translates to MAAETLNFGPEWLRALSSGGSVASPPPSPAMPKYKLADYRYGREEMLALYIKEDKVPDELQDKEFAAVLQEEPLQPLALEPLTEEEQRNFSLSVNSVAVLRLMGKGAGPPLGGTSRGRGSTRSRGRGRGDSCFYQRSIEEGDGAFGRNPREIQRSQSWDDRGERRFEKSARRDGARSGFEEGGAGPRKEHARSDSENWRSLREEQEEEEEGSWRLGAGPRRDGDRWRSASPDGGPRSAGWREHGDRRRKFEFDLRGDRGGCGEEEGRGGGGSSHLRRCRGPDGFEEDKDGLPEWCLDDEDEEMGTFDASGAFLPLKKGPKEPIPEEQELDFQGLEEEEEEPSEGLDEGAPEAGGKELTPLPSQEEKSSSSSPLPTLGPLWGANGEGDDPADKDLPATEDDMRGVPLSPGVGSPSGPPGDLEDDEGLKHLQQEAEKLVASLQDSSLEEEQFTAAMQAQGLRHSAAATALPLSHGAARKWFYKDPQGEIQGPFTTQEMAEWFQAGYFSMALLVKRGCDEGFQPLGEVIKMWGRVPFAPGPSPPPLLGNMDQERLKKQQELAAAALYQQLQHQQFLQLVGSRQLPQCALREKAALGDLSPPQQQQLTAFLQQLQALKPPRGGDQNLLPTMNRSLSVPDSGPLWDIHTSASSQSGGEASLWDIPINSSTQGPILEQLQLQHKFQERREVELRAKREEEERKRREEKRRQQQQQQEEQKRRQEEEELFRRKQVRQQELLLKLLQQQQAAAVQVPPAPSSPPPLWAGLAKQGLSMKTLLELQLEGERQLHKQPSPREPSRAQAPNHRVQLGGLGSAPLNQWVSEAGPLWGGPDKSGGGSSGPGLWEDTLKSGGSLARSLGLKNSRSSPSLSDSYSHLSGRPVRKKTEEEEKLLKLLQGIPRPQDGFTQWCEQMLHTLSTTGSLDVPMAVAILKEVESPYDVHDYIRSCLGDTLEAKEFAKQFLERRAKQKASQQRQQQQEAWLSSGSLQTAFQTNHSTKLGPGEGSKAKRRALMLHSDPSILGEFGGVAMQEASYSAGARSLGRAQTQLLPGFRVLPARTFW, encoded by the exons ATGGCAGCAGAGACCCTCAATTTTGGGCCTGAGTG GTTGAGGGCCCTTTCCAGTGGCGGCAGtgtggcctccccacccccatcccctgccatGCCCAAATACAAGCTGGCTGACTATCGCTATGGGCGAGAAGAGATGTTGGCTCTCTACATCAAGGAGGACAAG GTGCCTGATGAGCTGCAGGACAAGGAGTTTGCTGCGGTCCTACAGGAGGAGCCACTACAGCCTCTGGCTCTGGAGCCTCTGActgaggaggagcag AGAAACTTCTCCCTGTCAGTGAACAGTGTGGCTGTGCTGAGGCTGATGGGAAAAGGGGCTGGCCCCCCCCTAGGTGGCACCTCCCGTGGCAGGGGCAGCACTCGGAGCCGAG GCCGAGGCCGTGGTGATAGTTGCTTTTACCAAAGAAGCATTGAAGAAGGCGATGGGGCCTTTGGCCGAAACCCTCGGGAGATTCAGCGTAGCCAGAGTTGGGATGACAG AGGCGAGAGAAGGTTTGAGAAGTCAGCCAGGAGGGACGGAG CACGATCCGGGtttgaggagggaggggctggcccAAGGAAGGAACATGCCCGCTCAGATAGCGAGAACTGGCGTTCTCTCCGAGAGGAgcaagaagaagaggaggagggcagttGGAGACTTGGGGCAGGACCCCGGCGAGATGGCGACCGCTGGCGCTCAGCCAGCCCCG ATGGCGGCCCCCGCTCTGCTGGTTGGCGGGAACATGGGGACCGGCGTCGCAAGTTTGAATTTGATTTGCGAGGGGATCGAGGAGGGTGTGGTGAAGAGgaagggcggggtgggggaggcagctcTCACCTCCGGAGGTGCCGAGGGCCTGACGGCTTTGAGGAAGACAAGGATGGGCTCCCAGAGTGGTGCCTGGATGATGAGGATGAAGAGATGGGCACTTTCGATGCCTCTGGGGCCTTCTTGCCTCTCAAG AAAGGTCCCAAGGAGCCTATTCCTGAGGAGCAGGAGCTCGACTTCCAGGgcctggaggaagaagaggaagagcctTCTGAAGGGCTAGATGAGGGGGCGCCTGAAGCAG GAGGGAAGGAACTGACCCCACTGCCCTCTCAGGAGGAGAAGTCTAGCTCCTCATCCCCACTGCCCACCTTGGGCCCACTCTGGGGAGCTAATGGGGAAGGTGATGACCCTGCAGACAAGGACCTGCCGGCCACTGAAG ATGATATGAGGGGAGTGCCTCTGAGTCCTGGTGTGGGCTCACCCTCTGGCCCACCTGGAGATCTGGAGGACGATGAAGGCCTAAAGCACCTGCAGCAG GAGGCAGAGAAGCTGGTGGCCTCGCTGCAGGACagctccctggaggaggagcagTTCACGGCCGCCATGCAGGCCCAGGGCCTGCGCCACTCAGCAGCTGCCACTGCCCTCCCCCTTAGCCACGGTGCAGCCCGGAAGTGGTTCTACAAGGACCCTCAGGGCGAGATCCAAG GTCCCTTCACAACACAGGAGATGGCAGAGTGGTTCCAGGCAGGCTATTTCTCTATGGCACTGCTTGTGAAGCGGGGCTGTGATGAGGGCTTCCAGCCACTGGGTGAGGTGATCAAGATGTGGGGTCGTGTGCCCTTTGCCCCAGGACCCTCACCCCCCCCACTGTTG GGCAACATGGACCAGGAGCGGCTGAAGAAGCAGCAGGAGCTAGCTGCGGCGGCCTTGTACCAGCAGCTGCAGCACCAGCAGTTTCTGCAGCTGGTTGGCAG CCGGCAGCTCCCACAGTGCGCGCTCCGGGAGAAGGCAGCTCTGGGGGACCTGAGCCCGCCACAGCAACAGCAGCTCACTGCGTTCTTGCAGCAGCTCCAAGCTCTCAAACCTCCCAG AGGTGGGGACCAGAACCTGCTCCCGACCATGAACCGGTCCTTGTCGGTGCCGGATTCAGGTCCCCTCTGGGACATACATACCTCAGCCTCATCACAGTCAG GCGGTGAGGCCAGTCTTTGGGACATACCAATTAACTCTTCGACTCAGGGTCCAATTCTAGAACAACTCCAGCTGCAACACAAA TTCCAAGAGCGCAGAGAAGTGGAGCTCAGGGCGAAGCGGGAAGAGGAGGAGCGCAAGCGGCGGGAGGAGAAACGGcggcagcaacagcagcagcaggaggagcagaagcggcggcaggaggaggaggagctatTCCGGCGCAAGCAG GTGCGGCAGCAGGAGCTCTTGCTGAAgctgctgcagcagcagcaggcagctGCTGTCCAGGTGCCGCCGGCACCCAGCTCCCCGCCCCCGTTGTGGGCCGGCCTGGCCAAGCAGGGGCTCTCCATGAAGACGCTGCTGGAGCTGCAGTTGGAGGGCGAGCGGCAGCTGCACAAGCAGCCCTCACCCCGGGAGCCATCGCGGGCCCAGGCCCCCAACCACCGTGTG CAGCTTGGGGGCCTGGGCTCGGCCCCCCTGAACCAGTGGGTATCTGAGGCCGGGCCGCTGTGGGGCGGGCCCGACAAGAGTGGGGGCGGCAGCAGCGGCCCGGGGCTCTGGGAGGACACCCTCAAGAGTGGCGGGAGCCTGGCCCGCAGCCTGGGCCTAAAGAACAGCCGGAGCAGCCCCTCTCTCAG TGACTCGTACAGCCATCTGTCAGGTCGGCCTGTGCGCAAaaagacagaggaggaagagaagctgTTGAAGCTGCTGCAGGgcatccccaggccccaggatggCTTCACCCAGTGGTGTGAGCAGATGCTGCACACGCTGAGCACCACAGGCAGCCTGGATG TGCCCATGGCTGTAGCGATCCTCAAGGAGGTAGAATCCCCCTACGACGTCCACGATTATATCCGTTCTTGCTTGGGGGACACGCTGGAAGCCAAAGAATTTGCCAAACAGTTCCTGGAACGGAGGGCCAAACAGAAAGCCAGCCAgcaaaggcagcagcagcag GAGGCGTGGCTGAGCAGTGGCTCCCTACAGACAGCCTTTCAGACCAACCACAGCACCAAACTCGGCCCTGGGGAGGGCAGCAAGGCCAAGAGGCGGGCGCTGATGCTGCACTCAGATCCTAGCATCTTGGGTGAGTTTGGGGGTGTGGCCATGCAGGAGGCTTCTTACTCAGCAGGGGCCAGGAGCCTAGGGAGAGCTCAAACCCAGCTTCTCCCCGGCTTCAGGGTACTCCCTGCACGGACCTTCTGGTGA
- the GIGYF1 gene encoding GRB10-interacting GYF protein 1 isoform X2: MAAETLNFGPEWLRALSSGGSVASPPPSPAMPKYKLADYRYGREEMLALYIKEDKVPDELQDKEFAAVLQEEPLQPLALEPLTEEEQRNFSLSVNSVAVLRLMGKGAGPPLGGTSRGRGSTRSRGRGRGDSCFYQRSIEEGDGAFGRNPREIQRSQSWDDRGERRFEKSARRDGARSGFEEGGAGPRKEHARSDSENWRSLREEQEEEEEGSWRLGAGPRRDGDRWRSASPDGGPRSAGWREHGDRRRKFEFDLRGDRGGCGEEEGRGGGGSSHLRRCRGPDGFEEDKDGLPEWCLDDEDEEMGTFDASGAFLPLKKGPKEPIPEEQELDFQGLEEEEEEPSEGLDEGAPEAGGKELTPLPSQEEKSSSSSPLPTLGPLWGANGEGDDPADKDLPATEDDMRGVPLSPGVGSPSGPPGDLEDDEGLKHLQQEAEKLVASLQDSSLEEEQFTAAMQAQGLRHSAAATALPLSHGAARKWFYKDPQGEIQGPFTTQEMAEWFQAGYFSMALLVKRGCDEGFQPLGEVIKMWGRVPFAPGPSPPPLLGNMDQERLKKQQELAAAALYQQLQHQQFLQLVGSRQLPQCALREKAALGDLSPPQQQQLTAFLQQLQALKPPRGGDQNLLPTMNRSLSVPDSGPLWDIHTSASSQSGGEASLWDIPINSSTQGPILEQLQLQHKFQERREVELRAKREEEERKRREEKRRQQQQQQEEQKRRQEEEELFRRKQVRQQELLLKLLQQQQAAAVQVPPAPSSPPPLWAGLAKQGLSMKTLLELQLEGERQLHKQPSPREPSRAQAPNHRVLGGLGSAPLNQWVSEAGPLWGGPDKSGGGSSGPGLWEDTLKSGGSLARSLGLKNSRSSPSLSDSYSHLSGRPVRKKTEEEEKLLKLLQGIPRPQDGFTQWCEQMLHTLSTTGSLDVPMAVAILKEVESPYDVHDYIRSCLGDTLEAKEFAKQFLERRAKQKASQQRQQQQEAWLSSGSLQTAFQTNHSTKLGPGEGSKAKRRALMLHSDPSILGEFGGVAMQEASYSAGARSLGRAQTQLLPGFRVLPARTFW; this comes from the exons ATGGCAGCAGAGACCCTCAATTTTGGGCCTGAGTG GTTGAGGGCCCTTTCCAGTGGCGGCAGtgtggcctccccacccccatcccctgccatGCCCAAATACAAGCTGGCTGACTATCGCTATGGGCGAGAAGAGATGTTGGCTCTCTACATCAAGGAGGACAAG GTGCCTGATGAGCTGCAGGACAAGGAGTTTGCTGCGGTCCTACAGGAGGAGCCACTACAGCCTCTGGCTCTGGAGCCTCTGActgaggaggagcag AGAAACTTCTCCCTGTCAGTGAACAGTGTGGCTGTGCTGAGGCTGATGGGAAAAGGGGCTGGCCCCCCCCTAGGTGGCACCTCCCGTGGCAGGGGCAGCACTCGGAGCCGAG GCCGAGGCCGTGGTGATAGTTGCTTTTACCAAAGAAGCATTGAAGAAGGCGATGGGGCCTTTGGCCGAAACCCTCGGGAGATTCAGCGTAGCCAGAGTTGGGATGACAG AGGCGAGAGAAGGTTTGAGAAGTCAGCCAGGAGGGACGGAG CACGATCCGGGtttgaggagggaggggctggcccAAGGAAGGAACATGCCCGCTCAGATAGCGAGAACTGGCGTTCTCTCCGAGAGGAgcaagaagaagaggaggagggcagttGGAGACTTGGGGCAGGACCCCGGCGAGATGGCGACCGCTGGCGCTCAGCCAGCCCCG ATGGCGGCCCCCGCTCTGCTGGTTGGCGGGAACATGGGGACCGGCGTCGCAAGTTTGAATTTGATTTGCGAGGGGATCGAGGAGGGTGTGGTGAAGAGgaagggcggggtgggggaggcagctcTCACCTCCGGAGGTGCCGAGGGCCTGACGGCTTTGAGGAAGACAAGGATGGGCTCCCAGAGTGGTGCCTGGATGATGAGGATGAAGAGATGGGCACTTTCGATGCCTCTGGGGCCTTCTTGCCTCTCAAG AAAGGTCCCAAGGAGCCTATTCCTGAGGAGCAGGAGCTCGACTTCCAGGgcctggaggaagaagaggaagagcctTCTGAAGGGCTAGATGAGGGGGCGCCTGAAGCAG GAGGGAAGGAACTGACCCCACTGCCCTCTCAGGAGGAGAAGTCTAGCTCCTCATCCCCACTGCCCACCTTGGGCCCACTCTGGGGAGCTAATGGGGAAGGTGATGACCCTGCAGACAAGGACCTGCCGGCCACTGAAG ATGATATGAGGGGAGTGCCTCTGAGTCCTGGTGTGGGCTCACCCTCTGGCCCACCTGGAGATCTGGAGGACGATGAAGGCCTAAAGCACCTGCAGCAG GAGGCAGAGAAGCTGGTGGCCTCGCTGCAGGACagctccctggaggaggagcagTTCACGGCCGCCATGCAGGCCCAGGGCCTGCGCCACTCAGCAGCTGCCACTGCCCTCCCCCTTAGCCACGGTGCAGCCCGGAAGTGGTTCTACAAGGACCCTCAGGGCGAGATCCAAG GTCCCTTCACAACACAGGAGATGGCAGAGTGGTTCCAGGCAGGCTATTTCTCTATGGCACTGCTTGTGAAGCGGGGCTGTGATGAGGGCTTCCAGCCACTGGGTGAGGTGATCAAGATGTGGGGTCGTGTGCCCTTTGCCCCAGGACCCTCACCCCCCCCACTGTTG GGCAACATGGACCAGGAGCGGCTGAAGAAGCAGCAGGAGCTAGCTGCGGCGGCCTTGTACCAGCAGCTGCAGCACCAGCAGTTTCTGCAGCTGGTTGGCAG CCGGCAGCTCCCACAGTGCGCGCTCCGGGAGAAGGCAGCTCTGGGGGACCTGAGCCCGCCACAGCAACAGCAGCTCACTGCGTTCTTGCAGCAGCTCCAAGCTCTCAAACCTCCCAG AGGTGGGGACCAGAACCTGCTCCCGACCATGAACCGGTCCTTGTCGGTGCCGGATTCAGGTCCCCTCTGGGACATACATACCTCAGCCTCATCACAGTCAG GCGGTGAGGCCAGTCTTTGGGACATACCAATTAACTCTTCGACTCAGGGTCCAATTCTAGAACAACTCCAGCTGCAACACAAA TTCCAAGAGCGCAGAGAAGTGGAGCTCAGGGCGAAGCGGGAAGAGGAGGAGCGCAAGCGGCGGGAGGAGAAACGGcggcagcaacagcagcagcaggaggagcagaagcggcggcaggaggaggaggagctatTCCGGCGCAAGCAG GTGCGGCAGCAGGAGCTCTTGCTGAAgctgctgcagcagcagcaggcagctGCTGTCCAGGTGCCGCCGGCACCCAGCTCCCCGCCCCCGTTGTGGGCCGGCCTGGCCAAGCAGGGGCTCTCCATGAAGACGCTGCTGGAGCTGCAGTTGGAGGGCGAGCGGCAGCTGCACAAGCAGCCCTCACCCCGGGAGCCATCGCGGGCCCAGGCCCCCAACCACCGTGTG CTTGGGGGCCTGGGCTCGGCCCCCCTGAACCAGTGGGTATCTGAGGCCGGGCCGCTGTGGGGCGGGCCCGACAAGAGTGGGGGCGGCAGCAGCGGCCCGGGGCTCTGGGAGGACACCCTCAAGAGTGGCGGGAGCCTGGCCCGCAGCCTGGGCCTAAAGAACAGCCGGAGCAGCCCCTCTCTCAG TGACTCGTACAGCCATCTGTCAGGTCGGCCTGTGCGCAAaaagacagaggaggaagagaagctgTTGAAGCTGCTGCAGGgcatccccaggccccaggatggCTTCACCCAGTGGTGTGAGCAGATGCTGCACACGCTGAGCACCACAGGCAGCCTGGATG TGCCCATGGCTGTAGCGATCCTCAAGGAGGTAGAATCCCCCTACGACGTCCACGATTATATCCGTTCTTGCTTGGGGGACACGCTGGAAGCCAAAGAATTTGCCAAACAGTTCCTGGAACGGAGGGCCAAACAGAAAGCCAGCCAgcaaaggcagcagcagcag GAGGCGTGGCTGAGCAGTGGCTCCCTACAGACAGCCTTTCAGACCAACCACAGCACCAAACTCGGCCCTGGGGAGGGCAGCAAGGCCAAGAGGCGGGCGCTGATGCTGCACTCAGATCCTAGCATCTTGGGTGAGTTTGGGGGTGTGGCCATGCAGGAGGCTTCTTACTCAGCAGGGGCCAGGAGCCTAGGGAGAGCTCAAACCCAGCTTCTCCCCGGCTTCAGGGTACTCCCTGCACGGACCTTCTGGTGA